One region of Flavobacterium sp. KACC 22763 genomic DNA includes:
- a CDS encoding HAD family hydrolase has translation MKFKGIIFDLDGTLVDSLHDISDAMNKVLTALSYPTHDYDTYQYFIGSGLRNLVSKALPATNNSDDEIESCFECMVDEYTKICTLKTKPYDGIVELLENLTSQNIKMAVFSNKADELTKKIASEIFPNHFDTAIGLSTEELKKPNPFEAIEISKKWNLKPEEILFVGDSDIDMKTAVNANMFPVGVTWGYRTEDELKNSGAKAVINNASELIAIL, from the coding sequence ATGAAATTTAAAGGAATTATTTTTGATTTAGACGGAACGCTAGTAGATTCATTACATGACATTTCAGATGCGATGAACAAAGTACTTACCGCTCTAAGTTACCCAACACATGATTACGATACTTACCAATATTTTATCGGAAGTGGTTTACGAAATTTGGTAAGCAAAGCATTGCCAGCCACAAACAATTCTGATGATGAAATCGAAAGTTGTTTTGAATGTATGGTCGATGAATATACTAAAATCTGTACGCTGAAAACAAAACCTTATGATGGAATTGTTGAACTATTAGAAAACCTTACTTCACAAAACATCAAAATGGCGGTTTTCTCTAACAAAGCCGACGAATTAACGAAGAAAATAGCATCAGAAATATTTCCAAATCACTTTGACACAGCTATTGGTTTAAGCACAGAAGAACTTAAAAAACCAAATCCGTTTGAAGCGATTGAAATCAGTAAAAAATGGAATTTAAAACCAGAAGAAATCCTTTTCGTAGGCGATTCTGATATTGATATGAAAACGGCAGTAAACGCTAATATGTTTCCTGTTGGCGTTACTTGGGGCTACAGAACCGAAGATGAATTGAAAAACAGTGGCGCAAAAGCGGTTATTAATAATGCCTCTGAATTAATTGCAATTCTATAG
- a CDS encoding alpha-amylase family glycosyl hydrolase has product MKKYTFLFLSLVFIITGCSGSKSVTMNNTSKTPFVWEGANVYFLLTDRFYNGDTSNDINFNRTKTPGKLRGFEGGDIIGITKKIELGYFEKLGINAIWLTPIVEQIHDGVDEGTGLSYGFHGYWAKDWTALDPNFGTKEDLANLVKKAHEKGIRIILDGVINHTGPVTPEDPVWPSDWVRTGVVCDYKSFENTTMCTLVDNLPDVRTESTQEVALPPFLIEKWKKEGRYEKEIASLDEFFKRTNYPRTPKYYIIKWLTDYILEFGIDGYRGDTVKHTDENVWADFKKECEYAFETWKKHHPMQVLDQNPFYTIAEVYGYGISGGQDYDFGDRKVNYFQNGFDSMINFEFKWNAAQNDYEGLFSKYSNALNNDLKGYSVLNYMSSHDDGQPFDANRTKSIETANKLLLSPGMSQVYYGDESARSLVVEGTQGDATLRSNMNWEDIQNNPETQKTLLHWQKLGQFRRNHPAVGAGVHKLINPYPYTFSRTFTKGSFTDKVVMGVDLPKGRKELPIGDIFPNGTKLKDAYSNQEVEVIDGKVIIDNDFDIVLLEII; this is encoded by the coding sequence ATGAAAAAATACACTTTCCTTTTTTTATCTTTAGTATTCATAATTACGGGTTGTTCTGGCTCAAAATCAGTTACAATGAATAATACTTCGAAAACACCTTTCGTCTGGGAAGGAGCAAATGTTTATTTTTTACTTACAGATCGTTTTTACAACGGAGATACTTCCAACGACATCAATTTTAACCGAACTAAAACTCCCGGAAAACTTCGCGGATTTGAAGGCGGAGACATCATCGGAATTACAAAAAAAATCGAATTAGGTTATTTTGAAAAATTAGGAATAAATGCCATTTGGCTTACGCCGATTGTCGAGCAAATTCATGATGGTGTTGACGAAGGAACTGGGTTGAGTTATGGTTTTCACGGCTACTGGGCAAAAGACTGGACGGCTTTAGATCCAAACTTCGGAACCAAAGAAGATTTAGCCAATTTGGTAAAAAAAGCACATGAAAAAGGCATCAGAATCATTCTTGATGGTGTAATTAATCATACAGGGCCAGTAACTCCAGAAGATCCTGTCTGGCCATCTGATTGGGTTAGAACTGGCGTTGTCTGCGATTACAAATCGTTCGAAAATACAACCATGTGTACTTTGGTTGACAATCTTCCAGATGTTAGAACAGAAAGTACTCAGGAAGTAGCGCTCCCTCCTTTTTTAATTGAAAAATGGAAAAAAGAAGGTCGTTACGAAAAAGAAATCGCTTCATTAGACGAATTCTTCAAAAGAACAAATTATCCAAGAACACCAAAATATTACATTATCAAATGGCTTACAGATTATATTTTAGAATTCGGAATTGATGGTTACAGAGGAGATACTGTAAAACATACTGATGAAAATGTTTGGGCCGATTTTAAAAAGGAATGTGAATACGCTTTTGAGACTTGGAAAAAACATCATCCGATGCAAGTTCTAGATCAGAATCCGTTTTACACCATTGCCGAAGTTTACGGTTACGGAATCAGCGGTGGGCAGGATTATGATTTTGGAGATCGAAAAGTCAATTATTTCCAAAATGGTTTCGACAGCATGATCAATTTTGAATTTAAATGGAATGCTGCCCAAAACGATTACGAAGGTTTATTTTCTAAATATTCGAATGCACTTAACAATGACTTAAAAGGATATTCTGTTCTTAATTATATGTCTTCACACGACGACGGCCAACCTTTCGATGCTAACCGAACAAAAAGCATCGAAACCGCCAATAAATTATTACTTTCTCCAGGAATGTCTCAGGTTTATTACGGCGACGAATCAGCCAGATCTTTGGTTGTTGAAGGCACTCAAGGCGATGCCACTTTACGTTCAAATATGAATTGGGAGGATATCCAGAACAATCCTGAAACACAAAAAACACTTTTGCACTGGCAGAAATTAGGTCAGTTTAGACGAAATCATCCTGCAGTTGGTGCTGGCGTTCACAAACTGATTAATCCATATCCTTATACTTTTTCCAGAACGTTTACTAAAGGTTCCTTTACAGATAAAGTTGTTATGGGAGTAGATTTACCAAAAGGCAGAAAAGAACTTCCAATCGGTGACATCTTTCCAAACGGAACAAAACTAAAAGATGCTTATTCAAATCAAGAAGTTGAAGTTATTGATGGTAAAGTCATTATCGACAATGATTTTGATATTGTTTTACTGGAGATAATTTAA
- a CDS encoding glycoside hydrolase family 65 protein — protein MNQDYIKPDNWSIIEEGFDAERVKSSESLFSIGNGAMGQRANFEESYSAETFQGSYIAGIYYPDKTKVGWWKNGYPKYFAKVLNAPNWIGIDIEINEENLDLNTCTEVRNFRRELNMKEGWYNRSFEAVLKNGTEIAVNVRRFLSLDLDEAGIIKYDITPLNKDAKIVYKPYVDAGVTNEDANWEEKFWEPLEVKKGTNEAFVTAQTFKTHFKVTTFMHNTILANGENINVSPSTIDSTVDKVQYTYGTIIAKGQTSTIQKIGGYTVSLNHENTLAGAEKVIKSAVALGYDALLQNQIDAWAKIWEMSDITIEGDVKAQQGIRFNIFQLNQTYSGKDSRLNIGPKGFTGEKYGGSTYWDTEAYCIPFYMATKDQQVARNLLTYRYNQLDKAIENAKDNLGFKNGAALYPMVTMNGEECHNEWEITHEEIHRNGAIAFAIYNYNRYTGDYSYIPEKGLEVLIGIARFWHQRASFSKDKNQYVILGVTGPNEYENNINNNFYTNYIAKWCIDFAAEQIEKVASEYPADHKRILEKVSLSANEIQEWKKVADDMYFPISEELGIYLQQDGFLDKDLVPVKDLDKSQRPINQKWSWDRVLRSPYIKQADVLQGFYFFEDHFSKEELKRNFEFYESFTVHESSLSPCVHSIQAAALDKMDMAYTFYLRTSRLDLDDYNKEVEEGCHITSMAGTWMSIVEGFGGMRVKNDQLHFSPKIPKEWNGYSFKINFRNQILKVAVNHNETTFTVDGDQDLTIIVNGNPVIASKFVQIN, from the coding sequence ATGAACCAAGATTATATAAAACCAGACAATTGGTCTATTATTGAAGAAGGATTTGATGCAGAGAGAGTAAAATCTTCTGAAAGTCTTTTTAGTATCGGGAACGGCGCTATGGGACAGCGTGCAAATTTTGAAGAATCTTACTCTGCAGAAACTTTCCAGGGAAGTTACATCGCAGGAATTTACTATCCAGACAAAACAAAAGTGGGCTGGTGGAAAAACGGTTATCCAAAATATTTTGCCAAAGTACTTAACGCTCCAAACTGGATAGGAATTGATATCGAAATCAACGAGGAAAATCTTGATTTAAATACTTGCACCGAAGTTAGAAACTTCCGCAGAGAATTGAATATGAAAGAAGGATGGTACAACCGTTCTTTTGAAGCTGTTCTTAAAAACGGAACTGAAATCGCCGTAAATGTTCGTCGTTTTCTTTCTTTAGATTTAGACGAAGCCGGAATCATTAAATACGATATTACGCCTTTAAACAAAGATGCAAAAATCGTTTACAAACCTTATGTTGACGCTGGCGTAACAAATGAAGATGCGAACTGGGAAGAAAAATTCTGGGAACCGCTTGAAGTTAAAAAAGGCACAAATGAAGCTTTTGTAACGGCTCAAACGTTCAAAACACATTTTAAAGTTACCACTTTCATGCACAATACGATTTTGGCAAACGGAGAAAATATCAACGTTTCACCATCAACAATCGATTCAACTGTAGATAAAGTTCAATATACTTATGGAACTATAATTGCAAAAGGACAAACCTCAACAATTCAAAAAATTGGAGGTTACACGGTTTCTTTAAACCACGAAAATACTTTGGCTGGAGCCGAAAAAGTAATCAAATCTGCTGTTGCTTTAGGTTATGATGCTTTGCTTCAAAACCAAATTGATGCTTGGGCAAAAATCTGGGAAATGTCAGATATTACAATTGAAGGTGATGTTAAGGCACAACAAGGAATTCGCTTCAATATCTTCCAATTAAACCAAACCTATTCAGGAAAAGATTCTCGTTTGAATATTGGTCCAAAAGGTTTCACTGGAGAAAAATACGGCGGATCAACTTATTGGGACACTGAAGCTTATTGTATTCCGTTTTATATGGCGACAAAAGATCAGCAAGTGGCAAGAAATTTATTGACGTATCGTTACAACCAATTAGACAAAGCGATTGAAAACGCCAAAGATAATTTAGGTTTCAAAAACGGTGCGGCTTTATACCCGATGGTGACCATGAATGGTGAAGAATGCCACAACGAATGGGAAATCACACACGAAGAAATTCACAGAAATGGAGCAATTGCTTTTGCGATTTACAATTACAACCGTTACACGGGGGATTACTCTTATATTCCTGAAAAAGGTTTAGAAGTTTTAATTGGAATTGCGCGTTTTTGGCACCAGAGAGCTTCTTTCTCAAAAGATAAAAATCAGTATGTAATCCTTGGAGTTACAGGACCAAACGAATACGAAAATAACATCAACAATAATTTCTATACCAATTATATTGCAAAATGGTGTATTGATTTTGCTGCTGAACAAATCGAAAAAGTAGCTTCAGAATATCCTGCAGATCACAAACGCATTTTAGAAAAAGTGAGCCTTTCGGCGAATGAAATTCAGGAATGGAAAAAAGTGGCAGACGACATGTACTTCCCTATTTCTGAAGAACTTGGAATCTATTTACAGCAAGACGGTTTCTTAGACAAAGATTTAGTTCCTGTAAAAGATTTAGATAAATCACAGCGCCCGATTAACCAAAAATGGTCTTGGGATCGCGTTTTACGTTCGCCATACATTAAACAAGCTGACGTTTTACAAGGTTTTTATTTCTTTGAAGATCATTTTTCGAAAGAAGAACTAAAACGAAATTTCGAATTTTATGAATCATTTACGGTTCACGAAAGTTCGCTTTCGCCTTGCGTACACTCGATTCAAGCAGCAGCTTTAGATAAAATGGACATGGCATATACATTTTATTTAAGAACTTCTCGTTTGGATTTGGACGATTATAATAAAGAAGTGGAAGAAGGTTGCCATATCACGTCAATGGCTGGTACATGGATGAGTATCGTAGAAGGCTTTGGAGGAATGCGTGTTAAAAATGACCAGCTTCATTTCTCTCCAAAAATTCCGAAAGAATGGAATGGTTACTCTTTTAAAATTAATTTCAGAAACCAAATTTTAAAAGTAGCTGTAAATCACAACGAAACAACTTTTACTGTAGACGGCGATCAAGATTTAACAATTATCGTAAATGGAAATCCTGTAATTGCAAGTAAATTTGTACAAATAAATTAA
- a CDS encoding glycoside hydrolase family 97 protein translates to MKNLFFASLILFAFSSVAKAQQLKSPEGKFVMEFSLQNDGTPTYNLKYKNKEVVKTSKLGLELKDDKKSLLNDFTIIDTKTSTFDETWKPVWGEVDHIRNHYNELAVTLNQKGTDRQIVIRFRLFDDGLGFRYEFPAQKNLTYFVIKEERSQFAMTGDHTAFWIPGDYDTQEYDYTKSKLSEIRGLSQKAYTANVSQRSFSPTGVQTSLMLKTADGIYINLHEAALIDYSCMHLNLDDKNLVFESWLTPDAKGDKGHMQAPNHSPWRTIIVSDDAREILASKMTYNLNDPSKIENTSWIKPVKYVGVWWEMITGKSSWSYTNDFPTVQLGVTDFAKAKPNGTHGANNANVKKYIDFAAANGFDAVLVEGWNEGWEDWFGHSKDYVFDFLTPYPDFDVKGLHEYAKSKGVKIIMHHETSGSVRNYERHMDAAYKFMNDNGYDAVKSGYVGDILPRGENHYSQWIVNHYQYAIEKAADYKIMVNAHEAVRPTGIARTYPNLIGNEAARGTEYQAFGGSKPNHVTVLPFTRLIGGPMDYTPGIFEMDISKMNPDNKSHVNSTIANQLALYVTMYSPLQMAADTPENYNRFPDAFQFIKDVAVDWSESKYIEAEPGDFITVARKAKGTNNWFVGNVNGETPRTSNIDFSFLEKGKKYTATIYADAKDAHYKTNPQAYTIKKIAVTNKSKLSQFSAPGGGYAISIIENK, encoded by the coding sequence ATGAAAAACTTATTTTTCGCAAGTTTAATTTTGTTTGCGTTTAGCTCCGTTGCAAAAGCGCAACAATTAAAATCACCCGAAGGCAAGTTCGTAATGGAATTTTCTCTTCAAAACGACGGAACTCCAACGTACAATTTAAAATACAAAAACAAAGAAGTTGTAAAAACCAGCAAACTAGGTCTTGAGCTTAAAGATGATAAAAAATCTTTATTGAACGACTTTACAATTATTGATACGAAAACTTCAACTTTTGATGAAACTTGGAAACCAGTTTGGGGAGAAGTTGATCACATCAGAAATCATTATAATGAATTGGCTGTTACTTTAAATCAAAAAGGAACAGACAGACAAATCGTAATCCGTTTCCGTTTATTTGATGACGGTTTAGGATTCAGATATGAGTTTCCAGCACAAAAGAATCTTACTTATTTCGTAATCAAAGAAGAAAGATCTCAATTTGCCATGACTGGAGATCATACTGCTTTCTGGATTCCAGGAGATTATGACACTCAGGAATACGATTATACAAAATCAAAATTATCTGAAATTAGAGGTTTATCTCAAAAAGCATATACGGCAAACGTTTCTCAAAGATCTTTTTCTCCAACAGGAGTTCAAACTTCTTTGATGTTAAAAACGGCTGACGGAATCTACATCAACTTACACGAAGCAGCTTTAATTGACTATTCTTGTATGCACTTGAATTTAGACGATAAAAACTTAGTTTTCGAATCTTGGCTAACTCCAGATGCAAAAGGAGACAAAGGTCACATGCAAGCGCCAAATCACTCTCCTTGGAGAACGATTATCGTGAGCGATGATGCTAGAGAAATCTTAGCTTCAAAAATGACTTACAACTTAAATGATCCATCAAAAATCGAGAATACTTCTTGGATTAAACCAGTAAAATATGTTGGTGTTTGGTGGGAAATGATCACGGGAAAAAGTTCTTGGTCTTACACTAACGATTTCCCTACAGTTCAATTAGGCGTTACTGATTTTGCGAAAGCAAAACCAAACGGAACTCACGGTGCAAACAATGCTAACGTAAAAAAATACATTGACTTTGCTGCAGCAAATGGTTTCGATGCCGTTTTAGTTGAAGGATGGAATGAAGGCTGGGAAGACTGGTTCGGTCACTCAAAAGATTATGTTTTTGACTTCTTGACTCCTTACCCGGATTTTGATGTAAAAGGTTTACACGAATATGCAAAATCTAAAGGTGTAAAAATCATCATGCACCACGAAACTTCTGGATCTGTTCGTAACTACGAGCGTCACATGGATGCTGCTTACAAATTCATGAACGATAACGGATACGATGCTGTAAAAAGCGGTTATGTAGGTGATATTTTGCCAAGAGGCGAAAACCACTACAGCCAATGGATTGTAAACCACTATCAATACGCTATCGAAAAAGCTGCTGATTATAAAATTATGGTAAACGCTCACGAAGCAGTTCGTCCAACAGGAATTGCAAGAACGTATCCTAACTTAATTGGAAACGAAGCAGCAAGAGGAACAGAATACCAAGCTTTTGGAGGTTCTAAACCAAATCACGTAACTGTTTTACCATTTACACGTTTAATTGGAGGCCCAATGGATTATACTCCTGGAATCTTCGAAATGGATATCAGTAAAATGAATCCTGACAACAAATCGCATGTAAACAGTACAATTGCAAACCAATTGGCATTATATGTTACTATGTACAGCCCATTACAAATGGCTGCTGATACTCCAGAAAACTACAACCGTTTCCCAGATGCATTCCAGTTCATCAAAGATGTGGCTGTAGATTGGTCAGAAAGTAAATATATCGAGGCTGAGCCTGGAGATTTTATCACTGTTGCTCGTAAAGCAAAAGGAACAAACAACTGGTTCGTTGGAAACGTAAATGGAGAAACTCCTCGTACATCTAACATCGATTTCAGCTTCCTTGAAAAAGGTAAAAAGTATACAGCAACAATTTATGCTGATGCAAAAGATGCGCATTACAAAACTAATCCGCAAGCTTATACCATCAAGAAAATTGCTGTAACAAACAAATCAAAATTATCTCAGTTTTCTGCTCCAGGAGGAGGATATGCAATAAGCATTATCGAAAACAAATAA
- a CDS encoding glycerophosphodiester phosphodiesterase, translating into MLKIAHRGAKAYEPENTLQAFQKALDLNSDGIELDVHLSSDEHIIVIHDETIDRTTNGKGLVNDFTLAELKSFLIDGKYQIPTLNEVFNLVDKKCLINIELKGLGTPNKVVSLIEQYISEKNWNYNHFIVSSFDWNMLEETSNLNPNIPIGVLTEEDINIALAFAEKIKAKAINPDFNLLNKENVHKMQEKGFLVLPWTVNTEEDIQKVKSYQVNGIISDNPDKI; encoded by the coding sequence ATGCTAAAAATAGCTCACAGAGGCGCCAAAGCCTACGAACCTGAAAATACTTTACAAGCTTTTCAAAAAGCCCTAGACTTAAATTCAGACGGAATTGAACTTGACGTTCACTTAAGCTCTGACGAACATATTATAGTAATTCATGACGAAACCATCGACAGAACAACAAACGGAAAAGGTCTTGTAAATGATTTTACTTTAGCAGAATTAAAATCATTTTTGATTGATGGGAAATATCAAATTCCAACTTTAAACGAGGTTTTCAATTTGGTTGATAAAAAATGCCTGATCAATATCGAATTAAAAGGTTTAGGAACTCCAAACAAAGTTGTCTCTTTAATTGAACAATATATCTCGGAGAAAAATTGGAATTACAATCATTTCATTGTTTCAAGTTTCGATTGGAATATGTTAGAGGAAACATCAAATCTAAATCCAAATATTCCGATTGGTGTTTTAACAGAAGAAGATATAAATATAGCTTTGGCTTTCGCCGAAAAAATAAAAGCAAAAGCCATAAATCCTGATTTTAATTTATTGAATAAAGAAAATGTGCATAAAATGCAGGAAAAAGGATTTCTAGTTTTGCCTTGGACAGTAAACACAGAAGAAGACATTCAAAAAGTAAAAAGTTATCAAGTAAACGGAATTATCTCTGATAATCCAGACAAAATATAA
- a CDS encoding glycoside hydrolase family 13 protein — protein sequence MNNLKINHYIYKLILLVLLFSASAKAQIQKVEPPFWYAGMKNSKLQIMFYGKNIAQYETSVSNNVAIKNVEKTENPNYLFVTIDTKDVKASELVFSFKNKNKVAFTQKYALKERRSNSAERKSYDASDLIYLIMPDRFANGNPKNDSDASLTEKGNRQDPSGRHGGDIEGIIKNLDYISSLGATTIWSTPLCEDNDKQHSYHTYGQSDVYKIDPRYGTNDDYARLSAEMHKKNMKLVMDYVTNHWGITHWMVKDLPTKSWLNQFENYTQTHHRREVITDIHASKIDQEVCVDGWFVPSMPDLNLRNPLVAKYLTQNAIWWIEFANLDGFRVDTYNYSDKTAMANWAKSITDEYPNFNIVGEIWMHNQANLAFWQKDSKIGAIENYNSNLPSVMDFTLQSQITSAFNENEPNWDNGLIKFYNNFAMDFLYPNTNNILVFAENHDTDRMNEKFKYDLPKYKLAMTLLATVRGIPQIYYGSEIGMGGDKGKGGDADIRQDFPGGWAGDKNNAFTKEGRTPEQAAYFDFSSKLFNWRKSNEAVHFGKMKHYIPENNTYVYFRYTDAKTVMVVFNNNAKEQVVKTARFKESIKNYKSGKDVITGKTFDLASEITLEPKSALVLELE from the coding sequence ATGAACAACCTAAAAATAAACCACTATATTTATAAATTAATTTTATTGGTTTTGTTGTTTTCCGCTTCCGCGAAAGCGCAAATCCAAAAAGTAGAACCACCATTTTGGTACGCAGGAATGAAAAATTCAAAACTGCAGATTATGTTCTACGGAAAAAATATTGCACAATATGAAACTTCGGTTTCTAATAATGTTGCGATCAAAAATGTAGAAAAAACAGAAAATCCAAACTATCTTTTCGTAACCATCGATACGAAAGACGTAAAAGCTTCTGAATTGGTTTTCTCTTTCAAAAACAAAAATAAAGTCGCTTTTACTCAAAAATATGCTCTTAAAGAAAGAAGATCCAATTCTGCAGAAAGAAAGAGCTACGATGCCTCTGACCTGATTTATCTAATCATGCCGGATCGTTTTGCTAACGGAAATCCGAAAAACGACAGCGACGCTTCTTTAACTGAAAAAGGAAACCGTCAAGATCCAAGCGGACGTCACGGCGGAGATATCGAAGGAATTATCAAAAACCTAGATTATATTTCATCTCTTGGCGCAACTACAATCTGGAGCACTCCTTTGTGCGAAGACAACGACAAACAACACTCATATCATACGTACGGACAATCTGATGTTTACAAAATTGATCCTCGTTACGGAACAAACGACGATTATGCTCGTTTATCGGCAGAAATGCACAAAAAGAACATGAAATTGGTTATGGATTATGTGACCAATCACTGGGGAATTACACACTGGATGGTTAAAGATTTACCAACAAAATCATGGCTTAATCAATTTGAAAACTACACTCAAACACATCACAGACGTGAAGTAATTACAGACATTCACGCTTCAAAAATCGATCAGGAAGTTTGCGTTGACGGTTGGTTTGTACCTTCAATGCCAGATTTAAATTTAAGAAATCCATTAGTTGCAAAATATCTAACTCAAAATGCTATTTGGTGGATTGAATTTGCTAACCTTGACGGATTTAGAGTAGATACTTATAATTACTCTGATAAAACTGCGATGGCAAATTGGGCAAAATCTATTACAGACGAATATCCTAATTTTAATATTGTAGGTGAAATCTGGATGCACAATCAGGCGAATTTAGCTTTTTGGCAAAAAGACAGTAAAATTGGTGCAATTGAAAACTACAATTCAAATCTTCCATCTGTAATGGATTTTACCCTTCAAAGTCAGATTACTTCTGCTTTCAATGAAAATGAACCAAACTGGGATAACGGATTGATTAAATTCTACAACAATTTTGCAATGGATTTTTTATATCCAAATACCAATAATATCTTAGTTTTTGCAGAAAATCACGATACAGATCGTATGAACGAAAAGTTCAAATATGATTTGCCAAAATACAAACTGGCGATGACTTTGTTAGCAACAGTTCGCGGAATTCCGCAAATCTATTACGGTTCAGAAATCGGAATGGGCGGTGATAAAGGCAAAGGCGGAGATGCCGATATTCGTCAGGATTTTCCAGGCGGATGGGCTGGCGACAAAAACAATGCTTTCACCAAAGAAGGAAGAACTCCAGAACAGGCAGCTTATTTTGATTTCTCTTCAAAATTATTCAACTGGAGAAAATCAAACGAAGCAGTTCATTTTGGAAAAATGAAGCATTACATTCCAGAAAATAACACGTATGTATATTTCAGATATACTGATGCTAAAACCGTAATGGTAGTTTTCAATAACAATGCAAAAGAACAGGTTGTTAAAACAGCTCGTTTTAAAGAAAGCATCAAAAACTACAAATCTGGTAAAGATGTTATAACAGGAAAAACATTCGATTTAGCTTCTGAAATTACTTTAGAACCAAAATCGGCTTTGGTTTTAGAATTGGAATAA
- a CDS encoding NAD(P)/FAD-dependent oxidoreductase, with protein sequence MIKNFDIIIVGGGAAGFFTAINIAEKNPKLKIAILERGKEVLSKVRVSGGGRCNVTHACFEPNELVKFYPRGEKELRGPFHQFCSGDTIEWFEKHGVELKIEEDGRMFPVSNSSQTIIDCFLKATEKLGIKVLTGQSVQSIFKKENHWKIDTQSDNYAAEKLVMATGSNPKIWEMLQEYGHAVVSPVPSLFTFNIKDSRIKELPGVAAQVTVNVKDTKLESTGPLLITHWGMSGPAILKLSAWGARILHDKNYQFTIFVNWLNDVDFEDAEKILKDLKQEHAKKAVSKKSPFDFPNRLWESLVLASGIDTETKWADLSKIQLQNLTSQLTKAEFKVNGKSTFKEEFVTAGGIDLKEINFKTMESKIHENLYFAGEIVNIDAITGGFNFQNAWTSGFILAQNI encoded by the coding sequence ATGATCAAAAATTTCGACATAATCATCGTTGGGGGGGGCGCAGCTGGTTTTTTTACCGCAATTAATATTGCAGAGAAAAATCCGAAACTTAAAATCGCCATTTTAGAAAGAGGCAAAGAAGTTCTTTCTAAAGTTCGCGTTTCTGGAGGCGGACGATGCAACGTTACACATGCTTGTTTTGAACCCAACGAATTAGTAAAGTTTTATCCTCGTGGCGAAAAAGAACTTCGCGGGCCATTTCACCAATTTTGTTCGGGCGATACAATTGAATGGTTCGAGAAACATGGCGTAGAACTAAAAATTGAAGAGGACGGAAGAATGTTTCCAGTTTCAAACTCTTCACAAACTATTATCGATTGCTTCTTAAAAGCAACTGAGAAACTAGGCATAAAAGTATTGACAGGTCAAAGTGTACAATCGATTTTCAAAAAAGAAAATCACTGGAAAATTGATACACAAAGTGACAATTATGCTGCCGAAAAATTAGTTATGGCAACAGGAAGCAATCCCAAAATCTGGGAAATGCTTCAGGAATACGGTCACGCTGTTGTAAGCCCCGTTCCTTCCCTATTTACTTTTAATATTAAAGATTCTCGAATTAAGGAGTTGCCAGGCGTTGCAGCTCAAGTAACCGTAAATGTAAAAGACACAAAACTTGAATCAACAGGACCTTTGTTAATTACGCATTGGGGAATGAGCGGACCAGCAATTCTAAAACTTTCGGCTTGGGGCGCAAGAATTCTGCACGATAAAAATTATCAGTTTACCATTTTTGTGAATTGGTTAAATGATGTTGATTTTGAAGATGCCGAAAAAATCCTAAAAGATTTAAAACAAGAACACGCTAAAAAAGCCGTTTCTAAAAAATCTCCTTTCGACTTCCCAAACCGTTTATGGGAAAGCTTGGTTTTAGCTTCGGGAATTGATACAGAAACCAAGTGGGCAGATTTATCTAAAATTCAATTGCAGAATCTAACTTCACAATTAACAAAAGCCGAATTTAAAGTCAACGGAAAAAGTACTTTCAAGGAAGAATTTGTAACGGCTGGTGGAATCGATTTAAAAGAGATCAACTTTAAAACCATGGAAAGTAAAATTCACGAAAACCTTTATTTTGCTGGTGAAATTGTAAACATCGACGCTATTACCGGCGGATTTAATTTTCAGAATGCCTGGACGAGCGGGTTTATTCTGGCTCAAAATATTTAA